The Podarcis raffonei isolate rPodRaf1 chromosome 18, rPodRaf1.pri, whole genome shotgun sequence genome includes the window gaagcgtctgtaacccgaggtaccactgtacaagtgatattccagtcctgttaactgtttgcaatggtctttaagagaagttataaattttccccattccttattaaaattttggtcttcctgatttctgattcttccggtcatttcgggccatttcggcatagtccatcaaattgattttccattcttctctggtagggacttttccCAATGAGCGGGAACTGCAACGAAATGTTGCAGCATGATCcgcacccccaaccccccccccccactaaatcTGCAAAATAAAAAACGGGGAAATGCTTATGTTTGGGACTTACTCCCGAATAAatgttctgttttaaaaaaaacaaacacaaaacacagaGGCTGCCAGGCGCCTTTCCCTTTAAACCAAGAAGAAAACCTTGACTTGGAGGTGCAACCAACGAGTCGCAAGGCTGGAGCGGACTTTCAGCGGGAGGGCATGTGACTCGCCCGCCTTCGGACTGCAATTCCCGAAAAGTCCCGCGAGAGGCGTCGCTGGCTGGCTGGGTTTTCTGGAAACGGTGCGGGCGGGCGCCGAGCTGCCCTTGCGCCGCGCGCGGAGACGTCGCCCAGTCATGGCTCCCCGCATCTTCCCCATTGTCAAGTGAGTCGGGCGGGCGGGCCTCCTTtgctttctttgtcttttaatttctttttctccttaCGTTCAATGGGGAGCAAGGATGACCAGGTGGCAAATGCCTCCTGGTTCTTTTGGAGCTTTTGCAAAtcccagcagcaaaaaaagaggaaaggaacaaGCCTTCTGTtccacccccattttattttGGCATGTTCTGAgctgaaatgtgcattttaaaatgaaataaaaacctcCCTGTGCATTTCCATATGCTGGTGCCCAGAAATATTAAAACAGCTTTTATTCCTTCTTTGGTTGCAATGGCTagaggctgatgcaaataaagattattCTGATTTTTCTTGGGGTAATAATGTTGGTGCTGATCTCACTGTCATAATATTTATTTCATCACCTCCCCCCCAAGCAAATCCTGATGCCAAAAGCGATCACATTTTGCAAAATATGTCTTTGTGAGCTCTTTCCACTGTAATCTGTTGGGTCCAAACAGTCCCTCCCATTTCACTGGCAAAAACTAactggggtcactgtgcccccgaaggaccaggtgcgcagcctgggagtcattctggactcacagctgtccatggaggcgcaggtcaattctgtgtccagggcagctgtctaccagctccatctggtacgcaggatgagacactccctgcccacagactgtctcgccagagtggtgcatgctctagttatctcccgcttggactactgcaatgcgctctacgtgggtctgcctttgaaggtgacccggaaactgcaattaatccagaatgcagcagctagactggggactgggagcggccgccgagaccacataacactggtcttgaaagacctacattggctcccagtacgtttccgagcataattcaaagtgttggtgctgacctttaaagccctaaacggcctcggtccagtatacctgaaggagcgtctccacccccatcgttcagccactgaggtccagctccaagggccttctgggggttccctcgctgcgagaagccaagttacagggaaccagccagagggccttctcggtggtggcgcccgccctgtggaacgccctaccagcagatgtcaaagagaaaaataactatcaaacttttagaagacatctgaaggcagccctgtttagggaagcttttaatgtttgatgcattactgtattttaatattgttttggaagctgcccagagtggctggggaaacccagccagatgggcggggtatacataataaaatattattattattattattattattattattattattattattattaattcaacttCCACCTGTTCTGATTGTTGTACATAAGCTTGATAATTTATTTGGGGcaggggcgtagccaggatttttgttgaggggggcagaacctcattttgctatgtatttttattgatttctgccccccctggctacgcccatgatttGGGGGCTTATATTGCACCTGCTCCCTCTCTTTCCAGGGCTGCCCTCTGCCTATGAATactgtgcccccccaaaaaaaatcagcccCTCTCATTGTGTCTATGGGCTGCAGAAGAGGAAGCTTTACCTGTTGGAATTCTGCCTGTCCCGTGACCAACACAAGTTTCTTTGACATTTGGCTGCCCTTTGTTAAGCAAATTCtctggtgcctctgagcatatgcagagttcaTCCCCTCCCGCTGAGGAaggaagtttattattattatctattaaatttctatactgcccttcgtccaaagatcacagggcgggttgcggcataaaaacacaaaatacataacgaaaaagaaaaaccccaagCCAATAactcattacagtggtgccccgcaagacgaatgcctcgcaagatggaaaacccgctagacgaaagggttttccgttttggaggtgcttcgcaaaatgaatttcctatgggcttgcttcgcaagacgaaaatgtcttgcgagttcctgcggggttttttccctccccccccctttttcctaagccgctaagccacttatcagctgatccgctaagctgctaagccgcttaacagctgatccgctaagccgcttaacagctgatccgctaagccgcttaacagctgatccgctaagccgcttatcagctgatccgctaagccgcttaacagctaagccgcttatcagctgatccgctaagcccgctaaactactaatagcgctaagccgctaatgggcttgcttcgcaagacgaaaaaaccgcaagacgaagagactcgcggaacggattcttttcgtcttgcaaggcaccactgtattaactttACCCAAGAATCCTCTTGCACTACTTCTGACCTGAACTGGCTCTTCCATGCAAAGTGTTGTATTTCTCATATTTTATGTCCTCTGGAGGTGTGAGACTTTTGCATACTTTGTCCTCACAAGCACCCTGGCAAGGTAGACTACGGCTATAGACGAGAGAAAGCGAGAGACTCAAATTGTGCCTTCTGTGGGCCTGAACAGTCTCCTGGTTGCAACTGCAAAGCCGTTTATATATCTTTTGCCAGTCTCATCCCTTTCCTGAGATGACTCAGTAGATAGAGCGTGAGACTTAATCCacggttaccagacgtccccgtttcccagggacagtccctggatttccaaatcagtccccatagaaAATTTTTTgaaattgaaaagtgtccctggattcactgaaaaaaatctggtaaccttctCTTAATCTCACGGTTGCGGGTTTGAGCCCCGCATTgggcattgcacggggttgggatggatgaccttcggggtcccttccaactctacaattaattgatgtctgtttttatgcatattgtgttgtttttatgatgttagccgctctgagcccggccttggcaagggggggcaggatacaaataaaattttattattattattacaattctgtgatcctatgATTTTTCTGCTCAGGTTCCTGGTCAAAGGCGGCCTGGCAGGGGGAGCCATCTACGTGGTTTACAGCCAAGGTTTGCTGAGCGGGGGCGAGGAGGGGGCCCAAGCCCTCCGAAAAGCCCAAGAAGCGCTCCCCCCAGCTGTGGAAGAATGGGCGAAATATTTCGGCTGGAAGGTAAGAGCTCATGGGAGCGTTGGCTGAGCTGTGGTTTCCCAGACCTCttgaggattattatttttgttgttgttgtttagtcgtttagttgtgtccgactcttcgtgactccctggaccagagcacgccaggccctcctgtcttccactgcctcccgcagtttggtcaaactcatgctggtagctccgagaacactgtcccaccatctcgtcctctgtcgtccccttctccttgtgccctccatctttcccaccatcagggtcttttccagggagtcttctcttctcatgaggtggccaaagtcttggagcctctgcttcaggatctgtccttccagtgagcactcagggctgatttccttcagaatggagaggtttgatcttcttgcagtccatgggactctcaagagtctcctccagcaccagaattcaaaagcatcaattcttcggcgatcagccttctttatggtccggctctcacttccatacatcacaactgggaaaaccatagcttttactatacggacctttgtcggcaaggtgatgtgatgtctctgctttttaagaggctgtctaggtttgtcattgcttttctcccaagaagcaggcgtcttttaatttcgtggggattattattatttattaaattttagtATCTGCTCTGTttttttgccacagcaactcaAACCAGCTGACACATATTTTAAGCAAAAAGCCGACGCATGCACACCTTAGAACTagcattgtaaaaataaataaatccaaaaggcagttctctctttttttaaaaaaaataaatctagatTGAAACACCCCACCCATGCAGTAAGCCCATGGATAATTGAAATCCAAAGGTTTTATGAAAGAAGGAATGTTTTTTCCTGGTGCCCAAACCTATGTAATGAATGCaaacttgtgtgtgtttgtgtgtgtttgtgtgtgtgtgtgtgtgtatgtgtatgtgtgtgtatgtgtgtgtatatctgtgtgtgtgtgtgtgtgtgtgtgtgtgtgtgtgtgtgtatgtgtgtgtgtatatctctctctgtgtgtgtgtatgtgtgtgtgtgtatatgtgtgtgtgtgtatgtgtgtgtgtgtatctgtgtgtgtgtgtgtgtgtgtgtgtatctgtttgtgtgtgtgtgtgtgtgtatatatatctgtgtgtgtgtgtgtgtgtgtgtgtgtgtgtgtgtgtacacaccgtatatactcgagtataagccgacccaaatataagcggaggcacctaattttagcacaaaaaaaacctggaaaacttattgactcgagtataagctggttcaccacaccacaaacctggtggtggcggcagcggcggaggaagaacGAGCAACCTGAAAGGTATTCAAAGAAatcaacagaaaactaaaatactcTAAAAGATTTCAAAAGGAAGAATGACAGAGGAGGCCAACTGCATAATGTGCATTTAACCCAGTaaagataatattttttttttaaaaaaaagatcttaAACGTTTCAAAAGAAAACCTTACTGAAGGAAGTCAGGTATAAAATGCACGTTTAAAAGGACATAATTAGCAAGCAGCATCACAAGcgtattgtatttattttattcatatataaattgtgtgtgtgtgtgtgtattactccaataataaattattattactctttagggaagcttttaatgtttaataggttattgtatattagtgttttgctggaagctgcccagagtggctggggaaatccagccagatgggcggggtataaataataagaattattattattattattcattaaatttatacattgcccttcatctggagagctccaggcggcctcctgcatccctgaccattgcacgaatgctctttggggctggtggaatCCAGTGGCATTGATGGCTGACAGGTTCCCTACGCCTGCTCTAAACAGAGATTCCTAGGTCTTGAATCCAGAACCTTttgctgatggactacatggaactggcagaaatgactggcagaatccgagaccagggagaagagtcggtggaagaagattggaaaaaaattaaagactatttacagaaacactgtaaaattaatgaatgttagaaggatgttggaatgaagttatatggctttagcagaaatgttataaagaattaagtaaaaatagattgttaatgggccaaaggggaaaaaataaggttagattgggttaagataaattataaaaactgagaaagatggaaaggatttgctgaaatagctaactgaactggaatacaaaaaagggaggtgtgaggaggtcgttgaaacaagtaaatgaaagacaagatatggaaatattggatgtgtttttaattgtttttgtttttgcttttgttttgttaagataagtagtgtttttgtttttcttgtattgttttgctttgtttaactctttttcttcttttgtaatctttaaactcttaataaatattactttttttaaaaaaaaatgaatccaGAACCTTTTGCAATGCAAGCTGTTTTCGAAGGAGCCACTAGCCTTTTTAATATGCCTCCCTTGTGTTCTTCATTCCTCCAGCTCCCGGCTGTCCCAAAGACtgaattctctctctgcagctacTGGAACTCAGGTAAGGCTTTTTAATTCAACccctggtgttgttgtttagttgtttagtcatgtccgcctcttcgtgaccccctggaccagagcacgccaggcactcctgtcttccactgcctcccgcagtttggtcaaactcatgctggtagctttgagaacactgtcccaccatctcgtcctctgtcgcccccttctccttgtgccctccatctttcccaacatcagggtcttttccggggagtcttctcttctcctgaggtggccaaagtattggagcctcagcttcaggatctgtccttccagtgagcactcagggctgatttccttcagaatggagaggtttgatcttcttgcagtccatgggactctcaagagtctcctccagcaccagaattcaaaagcatccattctttggcgatcagccttctttatggtccagctctcacttccatacattcaACCCCTGACGCACGCCAATTCCTATTATCTTCTTCCCCCCGGGCAAATATGTGGGTAAACTGTACGCAGAgcgagtctgcccctgcggccTGATAGATGTGGAAACCGTCTCTCACGTCTTGCTACGATGTCGTTTTTATGAGGCTGTATGCTCGGTCTTTATCACCCCTGTTATACAGAAAATTCCAAGTGGGTCAGAACCTCAGTGCTTAAAATCCCTGATAGAGgttaaggatacagtggtacctctggttgcgaacgggatccgtcccggagccccgttcgcaacatgagcagaatgcaccgcacgtctgcacatgcacgggtcgcaattcgccacttctacgcatgtgcgtgacgtcattttgagcggttcaaatcctccgctcatccacaaagctcactgggccaCCTtcggccagtcgctgcctctctcagcctaacctaccatgCGGGGAAATCAAATGGGGAGAAGAACTGTGTACacgctgtcaggagttcagcctacactcgagtaggaccctggcagagacacatgcccaactggcatgttctctccctcctggtcgatcgttcgggagcttcataagctttcttcagcccaaacatcacagcgaccgatgccaacagacaccggcacacttagggatctgcagagtttgcgcagttcgtgtgacagacctcagcaactcagcattttggctaatctactttatttacatataaacacacacggagcactgcaacatggctccctctctctctagcatcagacagcaaaaggacaatagtcccacgtcacggaacacagtaacacagacatcctgtctccgtcacttcccactctgtggagtcaaaacatacaccgtcatgtgatagacaacaatcccatgactgcagtcacggagcaggaattctaacacacgCCACCTCCAAGCtccttggagggggaaaaaggtgggataaatgcaataaacaaacaaatggaaacatgcccccccccctgcaaaaaacaGGGGAAAAGATACACCGACTGTTTGATgggtactgagcatgctcagtggctgcAGATTGCTAACTTGACTGGCAGTGGGGGAATGGAATTCTCAGCAGGGAAAGCATCCATGCTGCAACTTTCCGTTGCAGTTTCTTGCTTTAATTTTCTTGttgctcttcttgttgttgtttttctgcaggGGTTCGGACGACAATCGGCGCTCTCTCCGTAGCCCCCACCAGGGCCAGTGAATATACCCAGAATGGATGGAAGTACATGAAGGACCTCATCAAATGAAGCCTCTCTGATAAGGCCCCCTCTTGTCGCCTTTAATGGGGAGGTGTTCAGCACCAGAGTCTGGCCCCTGTTTCTCAAGGGCTGCAATAAAAGACTttataagaagaataagaataatttattatttataccccgcccatctggctgggtttccccagtcactctgggcagctcccaacagaatatgaaaaacacgataaaacgtcaaacatttaaaacttccctaaacagggctaccttcagatgtcttctaaaagtcagatagttgtttgtttccttgacatctggtgggagggcgttccacagggcgggcgccaccaccgagaaggccctctgcctggttccctgtaacctcacttctcgcagtaagggaaccgccagaaggccctcggagttggacctcagtgtctgggctggacgatgggtgtggagacgctccttcagggatactgggccgtttagggctttaaaggtcagcaccaacactttgaattgtgctcagaaatggatACATGAACCCAATTCCTGTTagattttgaatatttttatttatgttaaatATAAAGAGGCAAACATTGACCGTGGATAGAAAAGACTGTCCAGAATATATAATTTTTTACTAATAGCttagttttgtttctgtttaaatactgccacttccccaaattctTGAATCTTTTCTATCACTCTAGGAAGAGAATTTTTTGGATCCTCCGCCGTAattactgggccgaggccatttagggctttcaaggtcggtaccaacgctttgaattgtgctcagaaacgtactgggagccgatgaagatctttcaggactggtgttatatggtctcgacggccgctcccagtcaccagtctagctggattagttgtagtttccaagtcaccttcaaaggtagccccatgtagagtgcattgcagtagtccaagtactTTCAACTGCACCCGGGTAGCGTCGGACCTGCTGTGTGTTCAGCGCCTAGTTAATTAAGCTTTAGTTTCTGTGGGGAAACTAAACCCCCCAAGaattttgggaattgtagtttgataagggtgctgATAGTCGTTAGGAGACACACACACCtattcctcacagagctataattcccagagtgcttttactctttgcagggaactctgggaattgtagaagTGTGAGGGCAATGGGACAGCAGTTGGGTGGGTGGCACCCAATGCGCACCACAGAGCAGGGGAGAATGAAAGTAGTTCTGGGCTGCTGTTTGCCTGTgtggggaaaagggaaagggtctacgccaggcatggccaaagtcTGTTTctggggcctaatccggcccgccggttGATTTAATGaggcccctgtggcagtatatgtcctggggtaaaatcctaagaaAAGTTCAGCAACTTCAAtcttaaaaaaagttcaacaactttgggttaAATCCTAaagaaaactcaacaactttgggttaAATCCTAAAGaaaactcaacaattttggggttaaattttttaaaaagctcagcaacttggATCCGAAAAaaagcccatcaactttgggggaaaACTGTAAGAAAAACTGTTGATcatcaactttggttggccctcacacatgttcacttcaacaaatctggccctctttgaaaaaaaaagtttgggcgCCCCTGGTCTACACAGATTTGGTGGTGACCCCACAACCCCCATCCACTAAGCATCAAGGCTGCTGCTCCCCGGGGCATTTTGCCCCTTGATTTGCATAGCCACGCCCCTACAACCTGTTTTCTTGGTCACACAAGAGTGTGACGGAACGATGACGTGCTTCCTGGTAGCTGGTAGCAATTCTTTGCAGGAGTCTTATCAACAAGGATGGAGAAGATTGAATCTGGATTCAGTGTGACCTTAACAGATAAGAGAACTGGACCCCAGTTAGAACTGGACCCCAATGAACAAAAAGAATTTCAGTGGAGATAAATGTAATGTTTTACACTAAGGAATGTTAGGATCCCCAACTCTCGattaggaccctggcagagacacatgcctgactggtcgattgggagcttcaaaagctttcttctgcccgaacatcacagcaactggtgCCAAAAAACATCAGCACACTTACAGATCCACAGAGTATTTCGcagttgcgtaacagaactcagtagctcagcattttggctaatctactttatttacatataaacacacacggagcactgcaacatggctccctctctagcatcagacagcaaagagaaagaacaaaggacaatagtcccacttcacggaacacagtaacacaaacatcctgtctcccactctgtggaatgaaaacatacaccatcatgtggtagacaacaatcccatgactgcaatcacggagcaggaatcttaACAAGGGAGAAAAAATCTAAGCTTGCTGcgcaaatataagatgggggacacctggcatactagcagtgcatgtgaaaaggatctaggggttttaGTAGATCACAGACTTAACATGAGCCtacagggtgatgcagcagcaaaaaaagctaacgcctggagtactgtgtccagttctgggcaccacagttcaagaaggacactgacaaactggaacgtgtccagaggagggcaaccaaaatggtcaaaggcctggaaacgatgccttatgaggaacggctaagaaagctgggcatgtttagcctggagaagaggaagttaaggggtgatatgatagccatgttcaaatatataaaaggatgtcacatagaggagggagaaaggttgttttctgctgctccagagaagcggacacggagcaatggatccaaactacaagaaagaagattccacctaaacattaggaagaacttcctgacagtcagagctgtttgacagtggaatttgctgccaaggagtgtggtggagtctccttctttggaggtctttaagcagaggcttgacaaccatatgtcaggagtgctctgatggtgtttcctgcttggcagggggttggactcgatggcccttgaggtctcttccaactctatgattctatgattctatgattctatgattctatgattctattctagtctgcatcaacagaagtctagtgtccagatcaagggaagtcatagtcccactcttcttccttggttagaccacacctggagtcctgtgtccaattctgggcaccacaacttaagaaggatgttgacaagctggaaggtgtgcagaggagggcaaccaagatgattaaaggtttggaaaccaagcctgatgaggaacggttgaaggatctgggcacgcttagcctggagaagaggagactcagaggagatatgatagccatcttcaaatatctcaagggctgccccatggaagatggagcaagcttgttttctcctgctctggcgggtaggactcgaactcatggcttcaagctacaagaaaggagattccaactaaacatcaggaaaaactgaCAGTATGAGCTGTCCCAACAATGGAACGGACctccacgagaggtggtggagtctccttccttggaggtttttaatcagagattggatggccatgtgtcatggatgctttagctgagatttctgcattgcaggcggggttggactagatgaccctcggtgtcccttccaactctaggattccttGAGAAGCTGCAGGCTCAGGAGATTCAAACATAGCCTTTTGAAGGAGTGGGGGGCTCTATATAACGGTTTCGTActcctgccgcagggattcgataTAGATCTCTTCGTGTTCCCAGTAGAAGAAAGCATGCTGGTTCTCTGGGTGCTGGTTGAGGGAAATCTTCTTATCGGAAGCCCTCGTCGCTCTCTCATCTGCAGGAAATGAGGGGGAAATCACTCAGCTTCTCTCTCATAAGAGGCGAGGGATAGAGAGGTGCGCGCTGCCTGGATTTTTTGGATTTCAGAAGTGCTCATCCAAAGCAAGCCATGTTTTGCATGTGCTAtgtagagtaaggtaaaggtaaagggacccctaaccattaggtccagtcgtggacgactctggggttgcggcgctcatctcgctttactgaccgagggagccggcgtacagcttccgggtcatgtggccagcaggactaagccacttctggcgaaccagagcagcgcacggaaacgccgtttaccttcccaccagagcggtacctatttatctacttgcactttgacgtgctttcgaactgctaggttggcaggagcagggaccgagcaacgggagctcaccccgtcatggggattcgaaccgccgaccttctgatcggcaagtcctaggctctgtggtttaacccacagcgc containing:
- the MICOS13 gene encoding MICOS complex subunit MIC13, whose protein sequence is MAPRIFPIVKFLVKGGLAGGAIYVVYSQGLLSGGEEGAQALRKAQEALPPAVEEWAKYFGWKLPAVPKTEFSLCSYWNSGVRTTIGALSVAPTRASEYTQNGWKYMKDLIK